From one Humulus lupulus chromosome 8, drHumLupu1.1, whole genome shotgun sequence genomic stretch:
- the LOC133795825 gene encoding GDSL esterase/lipase At2g40250-like → MDKKKLIAIFHCFSLLFTLPIISITTASAPPAPSIRAVFAFGDSTIDPGNNNGLTGLSAIFTGNHPPYGKDLPRHIPTGRFSNGKLATDFLASNLGIKEFLPPYFDPTLSDAELATGVSFASAGAGIDNTTNTAFRGVVSTARQLEYFDEAMQRIERYVGKNRSEELVRDSLFVFSAGFNDVLYNQVLGLLNNQIFQDSSSNDASNYQDFLVQTLGSYIQTLYSKGARNFGVAGQAPIGCLPLVVTVGSILPSFHMLQRVCVERLNLYAQAYNTKLQALLTRLQQSLPASNIAYFGVYDPLMDMINNPLKYGFVQTLQGCCGTGLFEVGPVCLAGMATCLDASKYIFWDSAHPTQAAYMALANQFSQQLLLNMFTSRIY, encoded by the exons ATGGACAAGAAAAAACTCATTGCCATATTCCACTGCTTTTCCTTGTTATTCACGCTGCCAATAATATCAATCACCACCGCATCTGCACCACCAGCGCCGTCCATACGGGCAGTTTTCGCCTTCGGCGACTCAACCATTGATCCGGGAAACAACAACGGCCTAACCGGTCTCTCGGCCATCTTCACTGGCAATCACCCTCCATATGGCAAGGATTTACCTAGGCACATTCCCACTGGTAGATTCTCCAATGGAAAGTTGGCCACAGACTTCTTAGCCTCCAATCTTGGCATCAAAGAGTTCTTGCCACCCTACTTCGACCCTACTCTCTCCGACGCCGAATTGGCCACCGGTGTCAGCTTCGCCTCGGCGGGTGCCGGCATTGATAACACCACCAACACCGCCTTCAGAGGTGTTGTGAGTACGGCGAGGCAGTTGGAGTACTTTGATGAGGCCATGCAAAGAATAGAGAGATATGTTGGGAAAAATAGGTCTGAGGAGTTGGTCAGGGACTCGTTGTTTGTGTTCAGTGCTGGGTTTAATGACGTGCTCTACAATCAAGTATTGGGCTTgctcaataatcaaatattccagGACAGCTCTTCAAATGATGCTTCTAACTACCAAGATTTTCTAGTGCAAACACTTGGCTCTTACATTCAG ACTTTATACTCTAAAGGAGCTCGTAACTTTGGTGTGGCTGGCCAGGCACCAATAGGGTGCTTGCCATTGGTAGTGACAGTAGGCAGCATATTGCCAAGCTTTCACATGTTGCAGCGAGTGTGCGTGGAGCGACTCAACCtctatgcccaagcctacaacaccAAGCTTCAAGCCCTTCTCACTCGTCTTCAACAATCCTTGCCTGCCTCTAACATTGCCTACTTTGGGGTTTATGATCCTCTCATGGACATGATCAACAACCCATTGAAGTATG GGTTTGTACAAACTCTTCAAGGATGTTGTGGAACGGGGTTGTTCGAGGTGGGTCCTGTTTGTCTAGCGGGTATGGCAACGTGTCTTGATGCATCCAAATACATCTTTTGGGATTCCGCTCACCCAACACAAGCTGCATACATGGCTCTTGCTAACCAGTTTTCGCAACAACTACTGCTTAATATGTTTACCAGTAGAATATATTAA
- the LOC133798157 gene encoding uncharacterized protein LOC133798157 isoform X1 has product MAERSSDDDDGSSQVSKTNKDYNIMEHINEDDDEGEEEDDDNEDDEDDDEKDDDDDDRKNGRSSSNSTVEESGSKKGATSGGSVRQYVRSKTPRLRWTPDLHLCFVRAVERLGGQDRATPKLVLQLMNIKGLSIAHVKSHLQMYRSKKTEDPNQVLSEQGFFLEAAGREHHHIYNLSQLPMLQSFNQYWPNSSLIRSYGDSSSWRSGRDHQIYNSPRNSIRAALDSANRTSHGSVQGFNYGSVAERLLLRNNNITNAASSAQMGTTTANSLLTNNVSSFNSAIWRTRHHMQAHQNESFQRSWRTQFGQTSSMEDHHSINNILPKKFNEKGADDDDDNHQGNTTLMKSSSSSIVGSSHHQLSKQEGQRNVLKRKALDSQNGDDLDLDLSLKLTPNTKVKIGGGLEKGLVIGNNEEVEENSTSLSLSLSPSSPSKLTRLNIGGVRSSNGIIMNRKINNNGRLMAASTLDLTL; this is encoded by the exons ATGGCCGAGAGATCAAGTGATGACGACGATGGCTCTTCCCAAGTTTCAAAGACTAACAAGGACTATAATATTATGGAACATatcaatgaagatgatgatgaaggagAGGAAGAAGACGACGACAACGAAGACGATGAAGATGACGACGaaaaagatgatgatgatgatgataggaAGAATGGCCGGAGCTCAAGCAATAGCACAGTTGAAGAAAGTGGATCAAAGAAGGGAGCTACTTCTGGTGGATCTGTAAGGCAATATGTTCGTTCCAAGACGCCGAGGCTCCGCTGGACACCTGATCTGCATCTTTGCTTTGTTCGAGCAGTTGAAAGATTAGGAGGACAAGATA GAGCTACACCAAAGCTGGTTCTTCAATTGATGAACATAAAGGGCCTTAGCATAGCTCATGTGAAAAGTCATCTTCAA ATGTATAGAAGCAAGAAGACTGAAGACCCAAATCAAG ttctttcagaacaaggaTTTTTCTTGGAAGCAGCAGGAAGAGAACATCACCATATTTACAACCTTAGCCAACTCCCCATGCTACAAAGTTTCAATCAGTACTGGCCTAATTCCAGTTTGATTAG ATCATATGGTGATTCTTCATCATGGAGATCAGGCCGTGACCACCAGATTTATAATAGCCCTCGGAACTCTATTAGGGCTGCTCTTGACAGTGCCAACAGAACATCACATGGATCAGTTCAAGGATTTAACTACGGCTCAGTTGCTGAGAGATTATTACTCAGAAATAATAACATTACCAATGCTGCTAGTTCAGCACAGATGGGCACTACTACTGCAAATTCACTGCTTACGAATAATGTTTCATCTTTCAACAGTGCTATTTGGAGAACCAGGCACCATATGCAAGCTCATCAAAACGAATCGTTTCAAAGATCATGGAGAACCCAATTCGGTCAAACCTCATCAATGGAAGATCATCACAGCATCAATAATATTCTACCAAAGAAATTTAATGAGAAAGGAgcagatgatgatgatgacaatCATCAAGGGAATACTACTTTGATGaagagcagcagtagcagtattgTTGGGAGCTCTCATCATCAGTTGTCCAAGCAAGAAGGTCAAAGAAATGTACTAAAAAGGAAGGCATTGGATTCCCAAAATGGTGATGACTTGGATTTGGACTTGTCTCTGAAATTAACACCAAATACTAAAGTGAAAATTGGGGGTGGATTGGAAAAGGGTTTGGTTATTGGTAATAATGAAGAAGTGGAAGAAAATAGTACTAGTTTGTCCCTTTCTCTGTCCCCATCTTCGCCCTCAAAGCTTACCAGGTTGAATATTGGAGGAGTTAGAAGTAGTAATGGAATAATAATGAATAGGAAGATTAATAATAATGGGAGGTTGATGGCAGCGAGTACTCTGGATCTGACTTTATGA
- the LOC133798157 gene encoding uncharacterized protein LOC133798157 isoform X2, translating into MAERSSDDDDGSSQVSKTNKDYNIMEHINEDDDEGEEEDDDNEDDEDDDEKDDDDDDRKNGRSSSNSTVEESGSKKGATSGGSVRQYVRSKTPRLRWTPDLHLCFVRAVERLGGQDRATPKLVLQLMNIKGLSIAHVKSHLQMYRSKKTEDPNQEQGFFLEAAGREHHHIYNLSQLPMLQSFNQYWPNSSLIRSYGDSSSWRSGRDHQIYNSPRNSIRAALDSANRTSHGSVQGFNYGSVAERLLLRNNNITNAASSAQMGTTTANSLLTNNVSSFNSAIWRTRHHMQAHQNESFQRSWRTQFGQTSSMEDHHSINNILPKKFNEKGADDDDDNHQGNTTLMKSSSSSIVGSSHHQLSKQEGQRNVLKRKALDSQNGDDLDLDLSLKLTPNTKVKIGGGLEKGLVIGNNEEVEENSTSLSLSLSPSSPSKLTRLNIGGVRSSNGIIMNRKINNNGRLMAASTLDLTL; encoded by the exons ATGGCCGAGAGATCAAGTGATGACGACGATGGCTCTTCCCAAGTTTCAAAGACTAACAAGGACTATAATATTATGGAACATatcaatgaagatgatgatgaaggagAGGAAGAAGACGACGACAACGAAGACGATGAAGATGACGACGaaaaagatgatgatgatgatgataggaAGAATGGCCGGAGCTCAAGCAATAGCACAGTTGAAGAAAGTGGATCAAAGAAGGGAGCTACTTCTGGTGGATCTGTAAGGCAATATGTTCGTTCCAAGACGCCGAGGCTCCGCTGGACACCTGATCTGCATCTTTGCTTTGTTCGAGCAGTTGAAAGATTAGGAGGACAAGATA GAGCTACACCAAAGCTGGTTCTTCAATTGATGAACATAAAGGGCCTTAGCATAGCTCATGTGAAAAGTCATCTTCAA ATGTATAGAAGCAAGAAGACTGAAGACCCAAATCAAG aacaaggaTTTTTCTTGGAAGCAGCAGGAAGAGAACATCACCATATTTACAACCTTAGCCAACTCCCCATGCTACAAAGTTTCAATCAGTACTGGCCTAATTCCAGTTTGATTAG ATCATATGGTGATTCTTCATCATGGAGATCAGGCCGTGACCACCAGATTTATAATAGCCCTCGGAACTCTATTAGGGCTGCTCTTGACAGTGCCAACAGAACATCACATGGATCAGTTCAAGGATTTAACTACGGCTCAGTTGCTGAGAGATTATTACTCAGAAATAATAACATTACCAATGCTGCTAGTTCAGCACAGATGGGCACTACTACTGCAAATTCACTGCTTACGAATAATGTTTCATCTTTCAACAGTGCTATTTGGAGAACCAGGCACCATATGCAAGCTCATCAAAACGAATCGTTTCAAAGATCATGGAGAACCCAATTCGGTCAAACCTCATCAATGGAAGATCATCACAGCATCAATAATATTCTACCAAAGAAATTTAATGAGAAAGGAgcagatgatgatgatgacaatCATCAAGGGAATACTACTTTGATGaagagcagcagtagcagtattgTTGGGAGCTCTCATCATCAGTTGTCCAAGCAAGAAGGTCAAAGAAATGTACTAAAAAGGAAGGCATTGGATTCCCAAAATGGTGATGACTTGGATTTGGACTTGTCTCTGAAATTAACACCAAATACTAAAGTGAAAATTGGGGGTGGATTGGAAAAGGGTTTGGTTATTGGTAATAATGAAGAAGTGGAAGAAAATAGTACTAGTTTGTCCCTTTCTCTGTCCCCATCTTCGCCCTCAAAGCTTACCAGGTTGAATATTGGAGGAGTTAGAAGTAGTAATGGAATAATAATGAATAGGAAGATTAATAATAATGGGAGGTTGATGGCAGCGAGTACTCTGGATCTGACTTTATGA